GTGTTTGATCAAAAAATAATAATATTCTCATGGGAATCCTCCTTGTTATAAAAATACTCGAAGCGCATGAAGTCCGTGTCGGTCTTTCCAAGTCGCTTCGAGTCTACTTCCTTAATTATAGATCATCAAACGAAATATCGTCCAATGAAATGTCATCAAGTTCATCTTTAATTTTTTCTTGTGGTGCTGCTTCATCAGCAAGGTATTGGTTATCCATGATTTTAAAGAATGGATAATAGATGGCACAACCAAGTGCGACCAATCCAATTTGCAATACCCCAGCCCAGATGCTACCCGTCGAGAGCCAACCCGAGAAGAACACAGGGGTCGTCCACGGCAGGGCGATTCCAGATGTCAGCGGAATTAATCCCATCGACATAAACACGGTCGAAATAATTGAATTAATAACTGGAACAAAGATAAATGGAATTAGAATAATTGGGTTCAACACAACTGGTAACCCAAAGATAATCATCTCATTAATTCCAAATACTCCTGGAACAATTGATAATCGTCCCAATTGTTTCATACGTTGTGACTTCCCAACTGTAAGCATAACAATGACAAGCGAGAGTGTACTTCCACCCCCACCAAAGTTAGAGAAGAAATCACGGAATGGGCCGGTAAAGATATAACGCAAGGGTTCACCCAATTCAAATGCATTTAAGTTTGCAATTGTCATTGCTTCATGAATTGGTCTAAATACTGTATTTGTAACCGCAGGTCCATTAATTCCAAAGAACCAGAATAGATTTGATAGGAATTGGTAAATAACATCAAATGCTGCAAATTCTCCGAATCCCATCAATGGAGCTTGAAGCATTTTATAGACAAACACATGTGCATAACCAAAGTCTGTAACTTGGAATATCATGCGGAATCCAAAGAAGATAACCATGACGAATGCACTTGGGATAAGTGCGGCGAATGACTCCATTACTGCCGGTGGTACCCCATCAGGAAGTTTGATGACCCAGCCTTTATTCTTTACCCATGCAAAGATTTGTACCGATAATAATGCCGTAATCATTGCCAAGAAGATTCCTTGTGAACCAAGGTTTCCAAATGAGAATCCTTTGAATGCTTTTCCTGCCTCGTTAACATATTCAGGGTATGACTGTTGTGTGATGATGAGAAAGGCAACAAAGGCTATAACTGCACCCGAGATTCGATCAACTTCTTTTTCCCGTGCATAGCTGTATCCAATACCAATAACCGTTAAGAGTGAAATAACATCAAATGTTGCACTAACAACAGATGATAAATGTCCATCCCATCCTTCTCCAAAGATACCGGCCATAAATTCGGGATAACCCGTGATTGGAAAGTTCGCAATGAGAAGAAAAATAGATGCAACAACAATTAAGGGTGTACTGATAATAAAACCATCACGTATTGCGGATAAGACTTTATTTTTACTTAGTTTTTCCGCAATCGGTGCTAATACATTTTCAAGTTTATTAAACATTATTGCTTCTCCTTATCTTTAATTAACTTTATTGAACGCTTCAACACTCTTTCCCCATCGACATTACCGTAATCCTCAAGTTCGATTACTTCGATTGGAATCCCCAAATGCCCATACTTTTCGATGGTTGGTTCCAATCGATATTTTACTTGTGGCCCCAATAAGATAACATCTGGATTAAATTCTTTAATTATCTGTTCCATCTTGGAATCCGAAAATGCCTTAACTTCAATTGGAAGTTTGTATTCATTGGCGACTTGCTGCATTTTACTCGCCAGCAAACTTGTCGACATTCCAGCGTTACAGAATAGATAAACACGTTTCATAAGATTTCTCCTCCTCTTATTCTATGTCCATTATACAACCGCTTTCATTGTTGCGCTTATAACCCTTTTCCTAACTCCACGGAATTATCTTCCGCATAAAAAAAACGAGTCAGAGACTCGCAATTTTTAACTCCAGTTCTTGAATTTTACGTTGTGTAGCAATGCTTTCTTCAGCCATAATCTTTATTGTTTCCGCAGCCATTAGTTGATCTTCTGCGTGCATCAGTAACAAGTCGATTAGTGTCTTTTCACCATTGGCCTCTTTTTGAATTAAACCAAAGTGAGCCTCATGACCCTCAAGTCGCTTTGCTTCACCTTCTTCAATCTGCGCTTCTGCTTGTTCAAAATTATAATGACGGGCAGATTGCATGGCCTCAATAAACAATGATTTTGCAGCACCTACGTTACTAATAATTTTAAAACTTATTAACTCTAATTCATCCATAATGAACCTCCTAATCGTTAATCATCCAATATACAAACTCATCACGTTTACGAGACTCTATGAGATTTGTCATTTTATTTGCATTCGTAATCGTTTCACTGAGCCAATCAAAGAACAGCCACATTGTCGCACTGTCAGATTCTGTGATTGCTAAGAGTATGACCAGTTTCACTTGAAACGTTCCCCACATAATGGGTTTATCCAAGATTCCAATCGAAATGATGGATTGCTTGCTCTCCATTTTTAATGGATGCGGGATTGCTAAAGCGTAATCGAACGATGTTGACGACATTTTCTCGCGATCCAGCACCGACTTTGTAAATGAATCTGGAACATATCCCTCTTTAACTAAATCTTGACTCATAAAGCGAATTACCGCTTCGGGTGTTTCAAAGTCTAGGTCTGTATAAAAGAAGCGCTCGTCGACCAGTTTTCCAAAGTGGCGTCCAAATGCAAGGTTGAAGCGCCTTTTATCAAGCTCATTAAGCGTTACAAATATATTGCTTTCATCTTCCTGATTTACAAACATTGAAATCTGTACCGTTGGGATACTCAGTGCGTGCTCGAGTGGTGACAATGTGATAATCAAATCCACATTTTGTTGGGCAACTTCTCTTTCAACAAAGTAAGTTTGGATGGATACAATTTCCAACCGTTCTCCAAATACGTTGCGAATTTTGCCTTCCGTTAGTTTTGCAAAACTCTGATTATTTGGGGAAATCAATAGTACTTTATGTTTATATTTCATAGTCAATCGATCGTATGCAGCTCCTATATGTAGTGCAACAAACCCTGCTTCCGACTCTGATATTTCACATCCTACCGTTGTTTCAATAATCCGCGAGACATGCAATCCCATTTCAAACACCAACGGATACTTAACCTTAATCTCATTCAAGTGAGCATTTGGGATTGAGACATTTTTTTGCAGTCTCCCTAAGAGGGACTGAAGATGCAAATGCAAACCACTTTGGAAATCACTGTCAGCTGAGAAATCGAGATCAAAGACTGAGTTTAAATGATTACTGATATCTTTGATGAGATTTCCAATGCTGACATTTCGCTCTCCCAACAACATATGTGTGTCGGGTAACTGGGCATTCTTATACCCTGACAACAATCTTGCAATCGCAATGACTTCTTCTTCACGATATTGAATTGGGACGATTGAGATAACTTGTGTTAGGAAGTGTTCAGCAATTTGCATTTCGACTTCTCCATGATCCGAGCCACCATCAACGGGTTCAAGATAGTTCCCATTGAGCATCCTCTCGATTGTAATTCCAATATGAATGATAATCATCGGAATTGATGTCTCACGAAGTTTATAATCGTGTGCAGATAAACTGTCTTCAAGAATTTCCATGATTCGTAGTAAATCAAATTTCTCATACAGTGCCGCAATCCGATTGAGATTCAAGAAATTCCCATGAATCTCATTGGAAAGTAAATCACGATAAAGCCGACGTTTAATCTGTTCATTTCCTTCAAAGTAAATGCGGTTTTTCTCGCGTACGAGTCGCATTCCAGTGTAAGGACTCAGTATTTTTCGAACACGTTTAATATCACTTTCAATCGTATGTTCACTAACATACAAAGCATCCTGTAGTTCTAAAAACGTAATATTATTCTTGTGAAACAACAAGCGTTTGATAATATACATTGTCCGCTCTTCTGGTGTTTGCGGGAGTGTTGAGGATTCAAAATTAACCTTGGAATACAGAGCGGTGTTAAGACGATAACCATCCCGTGTGCTCGATTCAATCAAGCCGGGATACGCTCGATTGATTTCTTCGATATCTGAACGAATTGTGCGATCGGTAACACCAACACGTTTGGATAAATCTTTACCTTTTATCCACGAATCCAATTCATCAAGTTTTCTTAAGATATCGCGTCGTCTCGTATTCATGCCTTCACCTCATTTTATCTTATTGCTTTTCTGGTTTGACCATCGCTTCATAATCAAAGAACAAATCAAAATCTTCTGAACTCATTAACCCAAGACCGACCACTACTTCCTTAATGCTAATACCACGGTCATGAGCTTCTTTGACAATCAATGCCGTCTGATCATAACCAAATTTTTGATTGAGGTATGTTGCAGTCATTAATGAAGTCGTTAAGTTATATCTCATTTTATCCTTGTTTAGTGTTATACCACGTAGGCAACGCGTGTCGAAAGAATTCATGCCATCGGACAGTAAACGCACGGATTGCCAAAATGCATTCGCAATTAAAGGCATGTATGCATTCAATTGGAAGTTTCCTAATGAAGATCCAATTGATATTGATTGATTGTTGGCCATAACTTGAACACATACCATCGCCAATGATTCAGCTTGGGTTGGATTGACTTTACCAGGCATGATTGAGCTACCCGCTTCATTTGCTGGTAGATTAATTTCGCCCAGGCCGACACGTGGACCACTCGCAAGCAAGCGGATATCATTGACCATCTTTAAAGTATTGGTAGCAATTGTATTGATTGCCCCATGTGAGAATACAAAACTATCTTTGGTACTTATGGCATGGAATTTATTCTCTGATGGTGTAAAATCCAAATGCAGACGCGCATTCAATGCATCCGTCACATCCTGATCAAAACCACTATAGGTATTCAACCCAGTTCCGACCGCTGTTGCTCCCATCGCTAATTTACGCAAGTACTTCAACGTATCTTCAGTTTGTTGAATGCCTTCTGTAAACATCATCCGCCATCCACTCACTTCTTGTCCAAAGGTGATTGGGGTCGCATCTTGCAAGTGGGTGCGTCCGGTCTTGAGGACCTCCATATATTGAGATTCCATCTTAAGCAGCGTGTTCTCAATGTTTCGCAACTCGGGAATGAGTCCGTTAGCCAGCATTGTTGTTGCCATAATATGCATTGCAGTTGGAAACACATCATTGGAAGATTGTCCCATGTTAACATCATCGTTGGGATGAATCAGTTTTTCACCAACAGCTTGATTGGCATGATTGGCAATTACTTCGTTGGCATTCATATTTGTTTGTGTTCCACTTCCTGTCTGCCAGATTGCGAGTGGAAAATGACGGTAGAAATCTTCCGCAAGAAGGCTGTCGATGCTCGCAATAATTGCGTCCGCTTTCTCTGGAGCGAGTTTTTGCTGCTTTTTATTCGCAACAGCGCATGCACGCTTTAATTCCAACAGAGCCTTGATTAGATCAACCGGCATTTTTTCGATGCCCACGGGAAAGTTCTCAATTGAGCGTTGCGTATTCGCACCCCATAACGCGCCATCATCAATGGTAACTTCTCCATAAATATCTTTAACTGAAGCCATGTCTACACCTCCTGTGCTACGCCTGTTTCAATTGCCTTTCGTGCGACTGATGCTGCAACAATGTTTGATACATCCTTGTTGAGAGCATTAGGAAGAATGTTTGTTTCCGTAATGTCTTTATCATCAATCATTGAAGCAATTCCTTCGGCAGCAGCAAGTTTCATTGCTTCATTAATTTCAGTAGCACGTACTTGAAGAGCACCTTGGAAAATACCTGGGAATGCAAGCACATTATTAACTTGGTTTGGATAATCAGAGCGACCTGTACCTGCGATGCGTGCACCTGCTGCAATTGCATCATCGTATGGAATTTCTGGATTCGGATTGGCAAGTGCAAATACAACTGCATCTTTGTTCATCGATTTTACATCATCTTGAGAAACAATATTGGCCATGGATACACCAATGAATACATCTGCATCTACAAGGGCATCGGATAGTGTTTTCTCATCTTTGGTTGGCATCAGATAGTTGCATAGTTCTTGAACAACGAAATTGTACTCTGAGCTGTTCTTTGGGTTAACCACACCGGTACTGTTTGTTGCCATAATATTTTTAACACCATATGCATGCAGCATACGAATAATCGAACTCCCTGCAGCTCCCGTACCCGATACAACAACTTTTGCGTCCTTGAGATCTTTATTTAAGAGTTTGAATGCATTGAATAGACCTGCCATTACGACAATTGCAGTCCCGTGTTGATCATCATGGAATACAGGAATATTTAATTGTTTTTTGAGTTCCTGTTCAATATAAACACACTCTGGTGCTTTGATATCTTCCAAATTAATCCCACCAAATGTAGGCGCCATGAGTTTGACGGCTTTGATAATTTCATCTGAGTCTTTTGTATCAAGCATAATTGGAACTGCGTTTACATTGGAGAACGCTTTAAAAAGCATTGACTTCCCTTCCATAACTGGAAGACCTGCTTCGGGTCCAATGTCTCCCAAGCCAAGTACGGCTGTACCATTGCTGACAACTGCAACGGTATTTCCTTTCCATGTATAATCATAAACTTTGGATATATCTGCTTTAATTTCAAGGCAAGGCTCGGCGACTCCTGGTGAATAAAGCAAACTCAAGTCATCCAGTGATGTCACTTCCATTTTATTTTTAACTTCAACTTTTCCTTTTAACTTCTTGTGTAACGCTAACGATCTCTCTTTAAGTGTGTTCATACGTTCCTCCTGTATGTCATAGTATAATTGTAACAAATCTTTGCCCATGACCCTATATAAATCATGGGAATCACTTAGGAAATTTGATATGCCATTCTCCTAAGTCGATAAAAAAGACACACCGAAATTGATGTGTCTTCATATTCATTATTTTGTTCCGTAAATACGGTCCCCAGCATCGCCAAGTCCCGGTACGATATAGCCATGTTCGTTTAGTTTTTCATCAAGTGCTGCTAAAAAGATATCAACATCTGGGTGAAGTTTTTTGATGAACTCCACACCTTCAGGTGCACCGACAAGGCAAACAAGCTTAATATTTTTTGCTCCGCGTTTTTTAACAATTTCAATGGCTGCATCCGCAGATCCACCCGTTGCAAGCATTGGGTCTAAAACTAGAACTTCTGCTTTGTCCAAATCTTCAGGGAACTTTGCAAAATACTCATGGGGTAAAAGTGTTTCCTCATCACGGTAAACACCAACGTGCCCAACTTTTGCAGTAGGGATTAAATCTAAAATCCCTTCAACCATTCCAAGACCGGCACGGATAATTGGAACGAGAACAACCTCTTTACGAAGTTCAAATGTATCATATTTTCCACTGTGTGTATCAATCGTTACAGGCTCTAACTTTAAGTCGCGCGTAATTTCATAAGCCATCAAACCAGCAATTTCGTCAAGATTTTGACGGAAATCCTTGGTGCCTGTTGATGTACAACGCATTTGCGTTAATTTATGGGTAATTAATGGGTGATTTAATACTGTAATCATACTATGCTCGGTCTCCTCTTACTGGGTAATTTTGTGTAAATGCTTTTACTTCTTCGTTAATTCGGTTGATTGCTTCGGGATCATCATGGTGTGTTAGGGCATCATGAATGAAATGAGCAACTTTCTTAAATTCTTCTTCCTTGAATCCACGACTGGTCATTGCAGGTGTTCCCAATCGAATCCCACTTGTTACGGCTGGTCGCTCTGTATCAAAGGGAATTGCATTTTTGTTAATGGTGATACTTACTTCGCCAAGAATTTTTTCTGCATGCGCCCCTGTGATTCCAATACTGCGTTTGACATCAATCATGATGAGATGATTATCAGTACCGCCACTCACAAGACGGTAACCTAGTTTTTCCATCTCACTTGCAATCACACGAGTGTTTTTGATTACTTGTTCTTGATATGTTTGAAAACTTGGTTGTAAGGCCTCATGGAAACAGACCGCCTTTGCTGCAATAACATGCATCAATGGCCCCCCTTGCATTCCTGGGAATACAGAACGGTCGATGTCTTTGGCAAATTCTTTCTTACATAAGATGATACCACCACGTGGTCCACGCAGTGTTTTGTGGGTTGTTGAAGTTACAAAGTCCGCATACGGCACAGGATTGGGATGCAATCCTGCTGCAATTGGGCCTGCAATATGAGCCATATCGACCATAAGGTAAGCACCAACTTCATCAGCAATTTCACGGAATTTCGCAAAGTCAATCGTACGTGAATATGCACTTGCTCCTGCTACAATAAGTTTCGGTTTAACTTCGAGTGCTTTCGCACGCACCGCTTCATAATCAATCATTTCATTGAAACGATCCACACCATAACTGAAGAAGGTGTAGTTAATTCCTGAGAAATTCAACTGATGTCCATGTGTTAAGTGTCCGCCGGAATTTAAGTCCATTCCAAGCACAACATCGCCATGCTCAAGAACTGTCATATAAACAGCCATGTTAGCTTGTGATCCACTATGAGGTTGAACATTCGCATGTTCAGCTCCATAAATTTCCTTAACACGTTCAATGGCAAGATTCTCAACAACATCAACATACTCACAGCCACCATAATAACGTTTTCCTGGATAGCCTTCTGCATATTTATTGGTCAGAACACTGCCTTGTGCTTCGAGAACTTGATTGGAAACAAAGTTCTCAGAGGCAATCAATTCGATGTGCTCTAACTGGCGTTGCTCTTCATTCGCAATCGCGGTAAATATTAAGTCATCTCTCATTAACGACCCTCCTTGATTTCAATATCTTTAATTTTATTAATACGACGTGTGTGACGTTCATCTTGGCTGTACGCTGTACCCAACCATGTACGAACAATCGCCTCATTCATAGCAAGTTCGGTTGTGCGTCCTGCAAGCGCTAGAATATTTGAATCGTTGTGCTCGCGTGTGAGTTCCGCAACTTCAGTACTTGTAACCAAAGCAGCACGAATACCACGAACTTTATTGGCAACAATGGATGCACCAATACCTGTCCCACAAAGAATAATCCCCATTTCATACTCGCCATCCGCTACTGCTTTAACTGCTGGATAGATGACATCGGGATAATCAACACTTGCATCGGAGTGAACACCATAGTCTTCAAACTCATAACCCATCTCTGTAATCACTGATTTCAAGGCCTCTTTTTGTTCAAAACCACCTTGATCACTTGCTAATGCTATCTTCTTCATTGTACTGCCTCCTTTTGTATTTGTTCTAAAGTAATAATACCTTCCCTTAAGCATACTATTTCTGGACCCGTTAGGTCAAATACGCTTGACGACTTTCCACCATCAATGTTTCCAATGACGACACCTGAGATACGTCCCTCAAGTTGTTCAAGAACCATATCCGAAGATGTTGCTGTGGTGAGCCCAGAACGGTTCGCCGACGGTAGCCAAATCGGATGGCCGACTTTGGTAATAATTTCATGAACCCACGCATCATCCGCCATACGAATCCCCAATGTCTTTTGGTCACCAAGGAAATCAAAAACGCCTTCTTTACGTTTAAAGATAAACGTTACCGCACCCGGCATAAATGTGCGCATCAAGTGACGTTGGACGTCTGTTAACTCAGCCACCGCTTCAATTTGTGCTTCACTTGCCACCATTAATGGGAACGGCTTATTCTCTGGACGCTCTTTCGCATCCTTTAGTTTTTGATACATCGCATCATTACCACTGTGTGCTGCAAGTCCATAAACAGTATCCGTCATGATGGCAACGAGGCCACCTTCTTTAATTGTCGATGCAATTGCATCTATTTCTTTTTTATCAAATTGTTTTGTTTCCATAATCCACCTCAAACCTTGTGTCTATTTTACCATAAAAAAAGATACTAATCTTAAGTTTGATTAATACCTTTATAGATGAATACCATCCGATCAAGACCATTAATATCTTGACGTAATTCAATTGTAGCGTCGCTAAAAAATTCATGACTTAAAGCAACCACAGCATCCCCAATATCAAAACCAATTTCAAAAGCAATGACCGCACGGTCATTTAATACCTTGTGTGCATTTTCAAGAACGCGACGGTAAAAGAAGAGTCCGTCCTCGCCACCAAATAACGCAACATGTGGTTCGTTGTTCAATACTGAAGTTTGGATGTGTTCTGTATTTTTTATATACGGTGGATTGCAGACAAGAATATCGAGTTTAATATCTTTATCAATGAGCGGTTGCAACATATCGCCTTGCATGAATGTAACTTCCGCTTCATTGAATGTTGCATTCTTTTGTGCAACTTCCAATGCTTCCCCACTGATATCCGATGCATACACATGTGTATTCAACTCTTTGGCAAGTGCAATGCCAATGGCACCACTTCCGCAAGCAACATCGGCAATTACTGGATTTTCAAAGTAAGCATCCACATCTGCAAGGACATACCCCACAAGTTCTTCTGTTTCCCCACGAGGAATTAATACGCCTTCATCAACAAAGATTTTGTATCCAAAGAACCATTCATACCCAAGCACATAGCCCAACGGAACATCTGCAGCAAGTTCTTGAATTTTCTTATTATAATCTTCAGCAATCTCAGTGAGTGCCTCATCATCAAATACAAGGAACATATCCAAATCATGCTCACGTAAGAGCTCAAGCATTAAAACACGGGCAAAGCCCGTGTAGACACCTGATTTATCCAGTACATCTGTTGCTATGTTTACGAGTTGTTTATAAGTCATTAAACGCCTTGTTCGAGGATTTCCTTTTGTTCTTGCTCAAGAAGTGCATTCACAATTTCATCCAACTTACCTTCCATAATAATATCTAACTTTTGCAATGTTAATCCAATACGGTGATCACTCACGCGGTTTTGTGGATAGTTGTATGTTCTAATTTTTTCCGAACGGTCACCACGACCAATTTTTGTACTACGAGTTGCTGAGCGTTCCTCATCGAGTTTGCGTTGATGATGTTCAAAGACACGCGCACGAATCAAACGCATCGCCGTATCACGGTTTGCATGTTGTGAACGTCCATCTTGACACTTCACAGTTATACCTGTAGGTTTGTGAACAATTCGAACAGCGGAGTCGGTTTTATTAACGTGTTGTCCACCAGCCCCAGAAGCACGCATTGTGTCGACTTCCAAATCATTCGGATCGATATCAATTTCTTCTTCTTCAACATCCGCCAATACAATAACAGTAGCAGTCGATGTATGAATACGACCTTGTGTTTCTGTTTTTGGTACACGTTGTACACGGTGTGCTCCAGATTCAAATTTAAAATGACGGTACGGTTCTTGTCCACGTACGATGAATGAAATCAGTGTATATCCACCGGAATCAGCTTCGGACGCTTCAATGACTTCATACTTATAACCCAGTGTTTCTGCATAACGCGTATACATACGGTACAAGTCACCTGCAAAAATATTTCCTTCATCGCCACCAGCTGCACCACGAATTTCGATAATTGCATCATAACTATCGGCAGGGTCACGCGGGATTAAAAGCACG
The window above is part of the Erysipelothrix sp. HDW6C genome. Proteins encoded here:
- a CDS encoding PTS sugar transporter subunit IIC, with the protein product MFNKLENVLAPIAEKLSKNKVLSAIRDGFIISTPLIVVASIFLLIANFPITGYPEFMAGIFGEGWDGHLSSVVSATFDVISLLTVIGIGYSYAREKEVDRISGAVIAFVAFLIITQQSYPEYVNEAGKAFKGFSFGNLGSQGIFLAMITALLSVQIFAWVKNKGWVIKLPDGVPPAVMESFAALIPSAFVMVIFFGFRMIFQVTDFGYAHVFVYKMLQAPLMGFGEFAAFDVIYQFLSNLFWFFGINGPAVTNTVFRPIHEAMTIANLNAFELGEPLRYIFTGPFRDFFSNFGGGGSTLSLVIVMLTVGKSQRMKQLGRLSIVPGVFGINEMIIFGLPVVLNPIILIPFIFVPVINSIISTVFMSMGLIPLTSGIALPWTTPVFFSGWLSTGSIWAGVLQIGLVALGCAIYYPFFKIMDNQYLADEAAPQEKIKDELDDISLDDISFDDL
- a CDS encoding PTS sugar transporter subunit IIB translates to MKRVYLFCNAGMSTSLLASKMQQVANEYKLPIEVKAFSDSKMEQIIKEFNPDVILLGPQVKYRLEPTIEKYGHLGIPIEVIELEDYGNVDGERVLKRSIKLIKDKEKQ
- a CDS encoding PTS lactose/cellobiose transporter subunit IIA, which encodes MDELELISFKIISNVGAAKSLFIEAMQSARHYNFEQAEAQIEEGEAKRLEGHEAHFGLIQKEANGEKTLIDLLLMHAEDQLMAAETIKIMAEESIATQRKIQELELKIASL
- a CDS encoding BglG family transcription antiterminator codes for the protein MNTRRRDILRKLDELDSWIKGKDLSKRVGVTDRTIRSDIEEINRAYPGLIESSTRDGYRLNTALYSKVNFESSTLPQTPEERTMYIIKRLLFHKNNITFLELQDALYVSEHTIESDIKRVRKILSPYTGMRLVREKNRIYFEGNEQIKRRLYRDLLSNEIHGNFLNLNRIAALYEKFDLLRIMEILEDSLSAHDYKLRETSIPMIIIHIGITIERMLNGNYLEPVDGGSDHGEVEMQIAEHFLTQVISIVPIQYREEEVIAIARLLSGYKNAQLPDTHMLLGERNVSIGNLIKDISNHLNSVFDLDFSADSDFQSGLHLHLQSLLGRLQKNVSIPNAHLNEIKVKYPLVFEMGLHVSRIIETTVGCEISESEAGFVALHIGAAYDRLTMKYKHKVLLISPNNQSFAKLTEGKIRNVFGERLEIVSIQTYFVEREVAQQNVDLIITLSPLEHALSIPTVQISMFVNQEDESNIFVTLNELDKRRFNLAFGRHFGKLVDERFFYTDLDFETPEAVIRFMSQDLVKEGYVPDSFTKSVLDREKMSSTSFDYALAIPHPLKMESKQSIISIGILDKPIMWGTFQVKLVILLAITESDSATMWLFFDWLSETITNANKMTNLIESRKRDEFVYWMIND
- a CDS encoding lyase family protein; the encoded protein is MASVKDIYGEVTIDDGALWGANTQRSIENFPVGIEKMPVDLIKALLELKRACAVANKKQQKLAPEKADAIIASIDSLLAEDFYRHFPLAIWQTGSGTQTNMNANEVIANHANQAVGEKLIHPNDDVNMGQSSNDVFPTAMHIMATTMLANGLIPELRNIENTLLKMESQYMEVLKTGRTHLQDATPITFGQEVSGWRMMFTEGIQQTEDTLKYLRKLAMGATAVGTGLNTYSGFDQDVTDALNARLHLDFTPSENKFHAISTKDSFVFSHGAINTIATNTLKMVNDIRLLASGPRVGLGEINLPANEAGSSIMPGKVNPTQAESLAMVCVQVMANNQSISIGSSLGNFQLNAYMPLIANAFWQSVRLLSDGMNSFDTRCLRGITLNKDKMRYNLTTSLMTATYLNQKFGYDQTALIVKEAHDRGISIKEVVVGLGLMSSEDFDLFFDYEAMVKPEKQ
- a CDS encoding NADP-dependent malic enzyme, translating into MNTLKERSLALHKKLKGKVEVKNKMEVTSLDDLSLLYSPGVAEPCLEIKADISKVYDYTWKGNTVAVVSNGTAVLGLGDIGPEAGLPVMEGKSMLFKAFSNVNAVPIMLDTKDSDEIIKAVKLMAPTFGGINLEDIKAPECVYIEQELKKQLNIPVFHDDQHGTAIVVMAGLFNAFKLLNKDLKDAKVVVSGTGAAGSSIIRMLHAYGVKNIMATNSTGVVNPKNSSEYNFVVQELCNYLMPTKDEKTLSDALVDADVFIGVSMANIVSQDDVKSMNKDAVVFALANPNPEIPYDDAIAAGARIAGTGRSDYPNQVNNVLAFPGIFQGALQVRATEINEAMKLAAAEGIASMIDDKDITETNILPNALNKDVSNIVAASVARKAIETGVAQEV
- the upp gene encoding uracil phosphoribosyltransferase; this translates as MITVLNHPLITHKLTQMRCTSTGTKDFRQNLDEIAGLMAYEITRDLKLEPVTIDTHSGKYDTFELRKEVVLVPIIRAGLGMVEGILDLIPTAKVGHVGVYRDEETLLPHEYFAKFPEDLDKAEVLVLDPMLATGGSADAAIEIVKKRGAKNIKLVCLVGAPEGVEFIKKLHPDVDIFLAALDEKLNEHGYIVPGLGDAGDRIYGTK
- the glyA gene encoding serine hydroxymethyltransferase; the encoded protein is MRDDLIFTAIANEEQRQLEHIELIASENFVSNQVLEAQGSVLTNKYAEGYPGKRYYGGCEYVDVVENLAIERVKEIYGAEHANVQPHSGSQANMAVYMTVLEHGDVVLGMDLNSGGHLTHGHQLNFSGINYTFFSYGVDRFNEMIDYEAVRAKALEVKPKLIVAGASAYSRTIDFAKFREIADEVGAYLMVDMAHIAGPIAAGLHPNPVPYADFVTSTTHKTLRGPRGGIILCKKEFAKDIDRSVFPGMQGGPLMHVIAAKAVCFHEALQPSFQTYQEQVIKNTRVIASEMEKLGYRLVSGGTDNHLIMIDVKRSIGITGAHAEKILGEVSITINKNAIPFDTERPAVTSGIRLGTPAMTSRGFKEEEFKKVAHFIHDALTHHDDPEAINRINEEVKAFTQNYPVRGDRA
- a CDS encoding RpiB/LacA/LacB family sugar-phosphate isomerase is translated as MKKIALASDQGGFEQKEALKSVITEMGYEFEDYGVHSDASVDYPDVIYPAVKAVADGEYEMGIILCGTGIGASIVANKVRGIRAALVTSTEVAELTREHNDSNILALAGRTTELAMNEAIVRTWLGTAYSQDERHTRRINKIKDIEIKEGR
- a CDS encoding L-threonylcarbamoyladenylate synthase, yielding METKQFDKKEIDAIASTIKEGGLVAIMTDTVYGLAAHSGNDAMYQKLKDAKERPENKPFPLMVASEAQIEAVAELTDVQRHLMRTFMPGAVTFIFKRKEGVFDFLGDQKTLGIRMADDAWVHEIITKVGHPIWLPSANRSGLTTATSSDMVLEQLEGRISGVVIGNIDGGKSSSVFDLTGPEIVCLREGIITLEQIQKEAVQ
- the prmC gene encoding peptide chain release factor N(5)-glutamine methyltransferase, with translation MTYKQLVNIATDVLDKSGVYTGFARVLMLELLREHDLDMFLVFDDEALTEIAEDYNKKIQELAADVPLGYVLGYEWFFGYKIFVDEGVLIPRGETEELVGYVLADVDAYFENPVIADVACGSGAIGIALAKELNTHVYASDISGEALEVAQKNATFNEAEVTFMQGDMLQPLIDKDIKLDILVCNPPYIKNTEHIQTSVLNNEPHVALFGGEDGLFFYRRVLENAHKVLNDRAVIAFEIGFDIGDAVVALSHEFFSDATIELRQDINGLDRMVFIYKGINQT